CGATGGTCAGGTCGATGCCCTTGAGGGCCTGGAAGCTGCCGAAGGATTTGGTGATGTTGCGGATTTCGATGCTCATGGTCGGTTCAGGCTTGAATTATTCTAGATTTCGCGGTTGGAGATATCCGGAAAGTTCGCATGCCCTCATCCCCGGCCCTTTCATGCCGGGCTATCCTGCCCGGCCCCCTTCGGGTCAATGCAAATCTGCTCCCGGCAGATTTGTCCCAGAGGGAGAAGGGAGCGAGACCCCTCTCCCTGTGGGAGAGGGGAAGGGGTGAGGGAAAACGACGGCTGGCGCGGCTTTGAGGTCATTCCTACTTTCAATCGCTTTTCTCAGATTGATCTTTTGCGGCGTCGACCTGCTGGGCCAGCCGCCACTCCAGGCCGCTCTTCAAGGCCAGGGTGACCAGGGCCAGCATCGCAAGGAGCGAGGCGACGGCGAAGGCGGCGGCGCTGTTGTATTCGTTGTAGAGGATTTCCACGTGCAGCGGGATCGTGTTGGTGGCGCCCCGGATATGGCCCGACACCACGGACACGGCCCCGAATTCGCCCATCGCCCGGGCGTTGCATAGAATCACACCGTACAGGAGGCCCCAGCGGATGTTGGGCAGGGTGATGTGGCGGAAGGTCTGCCAGCCCGAGGCGCCCAGCACCAGCGCGGCCTCCTCCTCGTCGTTGCCCTGGGCCTGCATCAGCGGAATCAGCTCACGGGCGACGAAAGGCACGGTGACGAAGATCGTGGCCAGCACGATGCCCGGTACCGCGAAGATTAATTTGATGTCGTGCTCGTGCAGCCAGGGACCCAGCCAGCCCTGCATGCCGAACAGCAGCACGTAGATCAGGCCGGACACGACAGGCGACACCGAGAATGGCAGGTCGATCAGTGTGGTGAGCAGGTTCTTGCCGGGAAATTCGAACTTGGCGATGGCCCAGGCCGCCGCCACGCCGAACACTGTGTTCAGCGGCACCGCGATCAGGGTGACCAGCAGGGTGAGCTTGATCGCGGCCAGGGCCATCGGGTCGACCAGCGCGGACACGTAGGTTTCCCAGCCCTTGGCGAAGGCCTGGACGAACACCAGCGCCAGCGGCATCAGCAGGAATAATGCGAGAAAGACCAGGGCGGCGGCGGTCAGCGACCAGCGCACCCAAGGCGCTTCGCCGCGGGCGGCGTGATGGACATGATGGATGTGCGAGGCGAAGGTGAGCGTTTGTGCGGACATGGCGATAGATTCGGTCGTTGTGCCGTTCAGATGCGGGAGCCGCGGCGGTTCTGGGTCCACCATTGCAGCAGGTTGATGGCCAGCAGCAGGGTGAACGAAACCAGCAGCATGGACACCGCCAGGGCGGTGGCGCCGGCGTAGTCGTACTGCTCCAGCTTGGTGATGATGAGCAGCGGGGTGATTTCCGACACCAGCGGAATGTTGCCGGCGATGAAGATCACCGAGCCGTATTCGCCGACGCCGCGGGCGAAGGCCAGGGCGAATCCCGTCATCAGCGCCGGTGACAGGGTCGGCAGGATCACCTTGAGGAAGGTTTGCCAGCGGGTGGCACCCAGACTGGCCGCCGCTTCCTCCAGTTCCTGTTCCAGGTCTTCCAGGATCGGCTGTACCGTCCGCACCACGAAGGGCAGGCCGATAAAGGTCAGGGCGATCGTGACGCCCAGCGGAGTGAAGGCGATCTTGAACCCCGCCTGGGCCGCGAACTGCCCGATCCAGCCCTTGCTCGAATAAAGGGTGGCAAGCGCGATGCCGGCGACGGCGGTGGGCAGGGCGAAGGGCAGGTCGACGAAGGCGTCGGCCAGCTTGCGTCCGGGGAACTCGTAGCGCACCAGCACCCAGGCTACCAGCAGGCCCATGACAGCATTGATCGCCGCGGCGGCGAGCGCGGCTCCGAAGGTCAGCTTGTAGGACGCCAGTACGCGCGGGGTGGTGACGGCTTCGAAGAAGCCGCCCCAGCCCAGGGTGGCGCTCTTGAGGAAGGTCGCAGACAGCGGGACCAGCACGATCAGGCTGAGATAGAGCAGGGTGAAGCCCAGCGCCAGCGGAAAGCCGGGCAGGACGCTATGTTGCCGGTAGGTCCTCATGTGTTCGTTCGATTCGGGAAAGCCATGATTGAGCGGGAGTTTATCCGAGCTTTTTTATATAGCTAAAGAATTAACTATGCTATTTATATTCCCGATGCGAATGAGGCAGACGAGCCGCGATCCGGCTTGACAAGCCCTGAGCGTCCTCTGTACCTTGTTTCGTAGATACCGGAGCTGACCGGACCACCGGAAGCCAGCGTGTCCCTCGCGGAGGGGCCGCTGGCTTTTTTGTTGCCCGCAATCCGGACCGGGCGGAACTTAGGGAGGTTTCCATGCCACATTGGTTCGAAGACAACTCGCAATCCATCGGACATACGCCCCTGGTGCGCCTCAACCGGGTGACCGACGGCGCGCCGGCCACGGTGCTGGCGAAGATCGAGGGGCGCAATCCCGCCTATTCGGTCAAATGCCGGATCGGGGCGGCGATGGTGAAGGACGCCGAACAGCGCGGTCTGCTGGGGCCGGGCAAGGAACTGGTCGAGCCCACCAGCGGCAACACCGGGATCGCGCTGGCCTTCGTCGCCGCCGCCCGCAACATTCCGCTGACCCTGACGATGCCGGAAACCATGAGCCTGGAGCGGCGCAAACTGCTGATCGCCTATGGCGCCAAACTGGTGCTGACGGAGGGTGCCAAGGGCATGTCCGGCGCGGTGGCGCAGGCGGAGGCCATCGCCGCCTCCGATCCCGGCCGCTATGTTCTGCTGCAGCAGTTCAGAAATCCGGCCAATCCCAAAATTCACGAGGAGACCACGGGCCCCGAGATCTGGGACGACACCGGGGGCGCGGTCGACATCTTCGTGTCAGGCGTTGGGACCGGCGGCACCATCACCGGGGTTTCTCGCTATCTCAAGCAGACCCGCGGCAAACCGGTGGTCTCGGTCGCGGTCGAGCCGGCCACCAGCCCCGTGCTGACCCAGCGCCGCGCCGGCGAACCGCTGAAGCCCGCGCCGCACAAGATCCAGGGCATCGGCGCCGGTTTCGTGCCGGAGGTGCTGGATCTGTCGCTAGTGGACGAGATCGAGCCGGTCAGCAACGAGGAAGCCATTCATTACGCCCGCCGTCTGGCGCGCGAGGAAGGCATCCTGTCGGGGATTTCCAGCGGCGCCGCGGTGGCAGCCGCCGTGCGGGTCGCCAAGCGGCCGGGCAATGAAGGCAAGACCGTCGTCGTCGTCCTGCCCGATTCCGGCGAACGCTACCTGAGCAGCGTGCTGTTCGAGGGCGTGTTCGACGCGACGGGGCTGGCCGCATGAGCGCACGGATGAAGTCCTTCGAGACGCGCCTGTCCGCCGGCCCCAACTGGGGCATCGACGCCATCGTCGCCGAATTGCGCCATCTCCGGGAGCGCTCGCTGGAGGCGCGCCAGCGCCTCGACCGTCCGCCCAAGCTGCCTTCGCGCAAGGTCTTGTCGGAGATCGTGGGCGGGTTGAGCGCGGCGCTGTTTCCCAACCGGCTGGGGGCCGTGGAGATCGCGCGGGAAGGGATCGACCACTATGTCGGCCACACCCTGGATTCCAGCCTCCGGTCGCTGCGCGAGCAGGTGAGCTGCGAACTGCTTTTCGTTTCCGGCCAGGAGTCGGGTGAGGATGCGCAGGAGCGCGCCGTGGCAATCGTCCGGGAGTTCGCCGCTCGGCTGCCGCGGATCAGGGAACTGCTGGACACGGACGTGCGTGCGGCATTCGAGGGCGATCCCGCGGCGCGCAGCGTCGACGAGGTGCTGGCCTGTTATCCCGGTGTGACCGCCGTCATCCATCACCGGCTGGCGCATGAACTGTACCGACTGGGCGTTCCGCTGATCGCCCGGATCGTCTCCGACGTCGCCCACTCGGCCACGGGCATCGACATCCATCCCGGCGCACAGATCGGCGGCAGCTTCTTCATCGACCACGGCACCGGTGTCGTCATCGGCGAAACCGCGATCATCGGTGAGCGCGTACGGCTGTACCAGGCCGTGACCCTGGGGGCCAAGCGCTTCCCGGTGGATGAAAACGGTGCCCTGATCAAGGGCAACGCCCGTCACCCCATCGTGGAGGACGAGGTGGTGATCTACGCCGGCGCCACCATCCTGGGGCGCATCACCATCGGCCGCGGGTCGGTCATCGGCGGCAACGTCTGGCTGACCCGCAGCGTGCCGCCCAAGAGCAACATCAGCCAGGCGCAGGTGCGCAACGAAACCTTCGATGCCGGCGCCGGCATCTGAAAGCAAAGGAAGGAGGTCAATCCGCCCAAACGTACAAGCGAAGCTCACCTTACGAAATCCGAAATCAAGGAGTAAACAATGGCAGAAATCGAATCGAGACAACTCGCACTGGGCGATGCGGCGGCCCGCCAACTCGCCAACGCCACCAAGACCGTTCCCCAGCTCCAGCCCATCACGCCGCGCTGGCTGGTACACCTGCTGCCTTGGGTCGGGGTCGAAGCCGGCATCTACCGGCTCAACCGGGTCAAGGACGAATCCCGGGTGCTGACCGCCTGCTCGCAGCGCGACGAGCGCGACCTGCCCGAGACCTTCGTCGACTACGACGAAAACCCGCGCGAGTATTTCCTGAGCGCGGTGTCCACCACCGTGGACGTACACACTCGGGTGTCGGACCTGTACAGCAGCCCGCACGACCAGATCCAGCAGCAGCTGCGCCTGGCCATCGAGACCATCAAGGAGCGCCAGGAAGACGAACTCATCAACAACAAGGAGTACGGCCTGCTGAACAACGTCGTGCCCGAGCAGCGCATTTCCACGCTGACGGGCGCGCCGACGCCGGACGATCTGGATGAGCTGATCACCAAGGTTTGGAAGGAGCCCGCCTTCTTTCTGGCCCACCCGCAGGCGATCGCCGCGTTCGGGCGCGAGTGCACCCGCCGCGGCGTACCGCCGCCGACCGCCAACCTGTTCGGCTCGCCGTTCCTCACCTGGCGCGGCATCCCGATCATCCCGACCAACAAGCTGAAGATTCAGGACGGAAAAACCAGCATCCTATTGCTGCGCACCGGCGAAGCCCGCCAGGGCGTGGTCGGGCTGTATCAGCCGGGGCTGCCGGGCGAGCAGGGCCTGGGGCTCTCGGTCAAATTCATGGGAATCAGCCGCAAGGCCATCGCTTCTTACCTCGTTTCGCTGTACTGCTCGCTGGCGGTGCTGACGGAAGATGCGATCGCTGTGCTCGAAGGGGTCGAGGTGGGCAAGTACCATGACTATAAGCACGAGTACAAATAGCCTGGACTCGGTACCCGGCGCCGCTTCTCCCGAATGGGAGGCCGGGGCCGGCGCTCCGCACGACGCCGGGCTGCTGCGGCAGATTGCCAACGCGCTGTTCGCGGCGGTGCCCGGCTCCCCGGCCGGCGCCTTGGAGCCGCTGCTGGCGGCTGCGCCCGCAGCGCTGCCGCAGTCGCTGCCCGGTACCCCGCTGCCGACTCCGCCCTCGGAGGCGGTGCTGCGGTCGATACCCGCCGCGCTGGCCGGCGCCGTCGGCGTCTCGCCGCGCGTGCTGCAGGAGCCGCCGGAACCCGAGTCCGCCGGATCGGCGTTCTACTTCCTGGAATCGGCCCGGCCCAGTTCGCCGCAGGTGCTGCCCAATCTGAACCTGGCGCCGCCGGGATTCGAGCCGCCTTTGGGCTTCACGGTGCCTACGGCCTGGCTGGCCGCCGATCCGCGCTCGGCTCCGGGACGCAGCGCGCCGCCGGGGCTGAGGCTGGGTTCGACCGCGCCGGTTACGCCCGGCGTCGAGGTCGGTGCGCTGCCGTTTGCGGGGGCGGTTCCGCCGGCCTCGGCCTTCGGCGCCAACCGGGACCTGACGCCGCTGCCGGTTTCGTCGGAACTGGACGGCCTGAGCGGGATTCCGCTCAGCCAACCCCTGGCGCCGGCGGTTCCCGGCAGCGTTCCCGCGCCCGCGGCGCAGCCGCCCTATCCGGCGGGATCGCCGGTGACGGCGGGCGGCGAGGGGAGTGAGGCCGGCTGGTATTTCCTCGGCGAAACCTTGGCGCTGGGTGGCGGAAGCGGCTTCCCCGAGGCCGAACTGGACGAAGGCGTCCCGGCGCTGGTGGCGGGCGAGACTTCCGCGCATCCGGGATTCGACGTCTACGCGGTGCGGCGCGACTTCCCGATCCTGCAGGAAAAGGTGCACGGCCATCCGCTGGTCTGGCTGGACAACGGCGCAACGACCCAGAAGCCTCAGGCGGTGATCGACCGGCTGGTGTATTTCTACCAGCACGAGAACTCCAACATCCACCGGGCCGCGCACGAACTGGCGGCGCGGGCCACCGACGCCTACGAAGGGGCCCGGGACAAGGTGGCGCGTTTTCTCCACGCTTCGAGCAAGGACGAGATCGTCTTCACCCGCGGCACGACCGAAGCCATCAACCTGGTGGCCAAGTCCTGGGGTCAGCGCTACATCGGCAAGGGCGACGAAATCGTCATCACCTGGCTGGAGCACCACGCCAACATCGTGCCCTGGCAGCAGCTTTGCGCCGAAACCGGGGCGCGGCTGAAAGTGGCGCCGGTGGACGACCGTGGCCAGATCCTGCTGGACGAGTACGAAAAGCTGTTCACGTCCCGCACCAGGCTGGCGGCCTTCACCCAGGTCTCCAACGCGCTGGGTACGGTAACGCCGGCCCGCGAGATGATCGAGATCGCCCACCGCCACGGCGCCCGCGTGCTGCTGGACGGCGCCCAGGGCATCGCCCACATGCCGGTGGACGTGCAGGCGCTGGACGTCGACTGGTACGTGTTTTCGGGCCACAAGATATTCAGTCCGACCGGCATCGGCGCGCTCTACGGCAAGCTCGATCTGCTCAACGCCACGCCACCTTGGCAGGGCGGCGGCAACATGATCCAGGACGTGACCCACGAGCGCACGATCTACCACGCGGCGCCCCATCGCTTCGAAGCCGGCACCGGCAACATCGCCGACGCCGTCGGTTTGGGGGCGGCGCTGGATTACGTGGAACGCTTGGGCCGGGAAAACCTGGAGCGGCATGAGCAGGAGATACTCGCCTATGCCACGGAAGGGCTATCGACCGTGCCGGGCTTGCGCATCATCGGCACGGCGGCGGAAAAGGCCGGGGTGATCTCCTTCGTGCTGCCCGGATTCCGCA
This portion of the Methylococcus mesophilus genome encodes:
- the cysW gene encoding sulfate ABC transporter permease subunit CysW, which gives rise to MSAQTLTFASHIHHVHHAARGEAPWVRWSLTAAALVFLALFLLMPLALVFVQAFAKGWETYVSALVDPMALAAIKLTLLVTLIAVPLNTVFGVAAAWAIAKFEFPGKNLLTTLIDLPFSVSPVVSGLIYVLLFGMQGWLGPWLHEHDIKLIFAVPGIVLATIFVTVPFVARELIPLMQAQGNDEEEAALVLGASGWQTFRHITLPNIRWGLLYGVILCNARAMGEFGAVSVVSGHIRGATNTIPLHVEILYNEYNSAAAFAVASLLAMLALVTLALKSGLEWRLAQQVDAAKDQSEKSD
- the cysT gene encoding sulfate ABC transporter permease subunit CysT, coding for MRTYRQHSVLPGFPLALGFTLLYLSLIVLVPLSATFLKSATLGWGGFFEAVTTPRVLASYKLTFGAALAAAAINAVMGLLVAWVLVRYEFPGRKLADAFVDLPFALPTAVAGIALATLYSSKGWIGQFAAQAGFKIAFTPLGVTIALTFIGLPFVVRTVQPILEDLEQELEEAAASLGATRWQTFLKVILPTLSPALMTGFALAFARGVGEYGSVIFIAGNIPLVSEITPLLIITKLEQYDYAGATALAVSMLLVSFTLLLAINLLQWWTQNRRGSRI
- the cysK gene encoding cysteine synthase A produces the protein MPHWFEDNSQSIGHTPLVRLNRVTDGAPATVLAKIEGRNPAYSVKCRIGAAMVKDAEQRGLLGPGKELVEPTSGNTGIALAFVAAARNIPLTLTMPETMSLERRKLLIAYGAKLVLTEGAKGMSGAVAQAEAIAASDPGRYVLLQQFRNPANPKIHEETTGPEIWDDTGGAVDIFVSGVGTGGTITGVSRYLKQTRGKPVVSVAVEPATSPVLTQRRAGEPLKPAPHKIQGIGAGFVPEVLDLSLVDEIEPVSNEEAIHYARRLAREEGILSGISSGAAVAAAVRVAKRPGNEGKTVVVVLPDSGERYLSSVLFEGVFDATGLAA
- the epsC gene encoding serine O-acetyltransferase EpsC, which produces MKSFETRLSAGPNWGIDAIVAELRHLRERSLEARQRLDRPPKLPSRKVLSEIVGGLSAALFPNRLGAVEIAREGIDHYVGHTLDSSLRSLREQVSCELLFVSGQESGEDAQERAVAIVREFAARLPRIRELLDTDVRAAFEGDPAARSVDEVLACYPGVTAVIHHRLAHELYRLGVPLIARIVSDVAHSATGIDIHPGAQIGGSFFIDHGTGVVIGETAIIGERVRLYQAVTLGAKRFPVDENGALIKGNARHPIVEDEVVIYAGATILGRITIGRGSVIGGNVWLTRSVPPKSNISQAQVRNETFDAGAGI
- a CDS encoding family 2A encapsulin nanocompartment shell protein — translated: MAEIESRQLALGDAAARQLANATKTVPQLQPITPRWLVHLLPWVGVEAGIYRLNRVKDESRVLTACSQRDERDLPETFVDYDENPREYFLSAVSTTVDVHTRVSDLYSSPHDQIQQQLRLAIETIKERQEDELINNKEYGLLNNVVPEQRISTLTGAPTPDDLDELITKVWKEPAFFLAHPQAIAAFGRECTRRGVPPPTANLFGSPFLTWRGIPIIPTNKLKIQDGKTSILLLRTGEARQGVVGLYQPGLPGEQGLGLSVKFMGISRKAIASYLVSLYCSLAVLTEDAIAVLEGVEVGKYHDYKHEYK
- a CDS encoding family 2A encapsulin nanocompartment cargo protein cysteine desulfurase; this encodes MTISTSTNSLDSVPGAASPEWEAGAGAPHDAGLLRQIANALFAAVPGSPAGALEPLLAAAPAALPQSLPGTPLPTPPSEAVLRSIPAALAGAVGVSPRVLQEPPEPESAGSAFYFLESARPSSPQVLPNLNLAPPGFEPPLGFTVPTAWLAADPRSAPGRSAPPGLRLGSTAPVTPGVEVGALPFAGAVPPASAFGANRDLTPLPVSSELDGLSGIPLSQPLAPAVPGSVPAPAAQPPYPAGSPVTAGGEGSEAGWYFLGETLALGGGSGFPEAELDEGVPALVAGETSAHPGFDVYAVRRDFPILQEKVHGHPLVWLDNGATTQKPQAVIDRLVYFYQHENSNIHRAAHELAARATDAYEGARDKVARFLHASSKDEIVFTRGTTEAINLVAKSWGQRYIGKGDEIVITWLEHHANIVPWQQLCAETGARLKVAPVDDRGQILLDEYEKLFTSRTRLAAFTQVSNALGTVTPAREMIEIAHRHGARVLLDGAQGIAHMPVDVQALDVDWYVFSGHKIFSPTGIGALYGKLDLLNATPPWQGGGNMIQDVTHERTIYHAAPHRFEAGTGNIADAVGLGAALDYVERLGRENLERHEQEILAYATEGLSTVPGLRIIGTAAEKAGVISFVLPGFRTEDVGKALNRQGIAVRAGHHCAQPILRRFGLETTVRPSFALYNTREDVDALVAAVRRIQAGSVELGR